The Pecten maximus chromosome 12, xPecMax1.1, whole genome shotgun sequence genome includes a region encoding these proteins:
- the LOC117338964 gene encoding mucin-5AC-like produces the protein MTIKNFDYSQSSSWIFLKFHFSGSVIVDANVKLKSSGSSGSTSHTASDVKTAITQQASSADGPLSNIDTASLDVKSATATTAAPATTTAAPATTTAAPATTTAAPATTTAAPATTTAAPATTTAAPATTTAAPATTTAAPATTTAAPATTTAAPATTTAAPATTTAGQGPSTAAPATTTAGPATTTVAPATTAAAPATTTADQGPSTAAPATTTAGQGQTTVVPVTTTAGPGTTTAAPASTASGPGTTTAAQVTTIAGPGTTTADPATTAAASETTIAAEATSTEAQATTTAAPGTTTVAPETTIAAEASSTEAQATTTAAQGTTTAAPATPTNNTMPPTNHTTPPTNYTMPPTNHTTPPTNYTMPPTNHTTPPTNYTMPPTNHTTPPTNYTMPPTNHTTPPTNYTMPPTNHTTPPTNYTMPPNNYTTPAANMTMATMTTEIEYVNKTVPKSGEL, from the exons ATGACCATTAAAAATTTTGATTACTCACAAAGTTCTTCATGgatttttcttaaatttcacTT cTCTGGTAGTGTCATAGTTGATGCTAACGTGAAACTAAAAAGTTCTGGAAGTTCAGGAAGCACAAGCCATACAGCAAGTGATGTCAAGACAGCTATCACACAGCAGGCTAGTTCAGCTGATGGACCTTTGTCCAATATTGACACAGCTTCTTTGGATGTTAAGTCTG CAACGGCAACCACTGCAGCTCCAGCTACAACCACTGCAGCGCCAGCAACAACTACTGCAGCTCCAGCAACAACCACTGCAGCTCCAGCTACAACCACTGCAGCGCCAGCAACAACTACTGCAGCTCCAGCAACAACCACTGCAGCACCAGCAACAACCACTGCAGCTCCAGCAACAACCACTGCAGCGCCAGCAACAACCACTGCAGCTCCAGCAACAACCACTGCAGCACCAGCAACAACCACTGCAGCTCCAGCAACAACAACTGCTGGCCAGGGACCATCCACTGCAGCTCCAGCAACAACCACTGCTGGCCCTGCAACAACCACTGTAGCTCCTGCAACAACCGCTGCAGCTCCAGCAACAACAACTGCTGACCAGGGACCATCCACTGCAGCTCCAGCAACAACAACTGCTGGCCAGGGACAAACTACTGTAGTTCCAGTAACAACCACTGCTGGCCCAGGAACAACTACTGCAGCTCCAGCATCAACAGCTTCTGGCCCAGGAACAACTACTGCAGCTCAAGTAACAACAATTGCTGGCCCGGGAACAACAACTGCAGATCCTGCAACAACTGCAGCAGCTTCAGAAACAACCATTGCAGCTGAAGCAACATCAACTGAAGCTCAAGCAACAACCACTGCTGCCCCAGGAACAACAACTGTAGCTCCAGAAACAACCATTGCAGCTGAAGCATCATCAACTGAAGCTCAAGCAACAACCACTGCTGCCCAGGGAACAACCACTGCAGCTCCAGCAACACCTACCAACAATACTATGCCTCCTACAAACCATACTACACCACCTACCAACTACACTATGCCTCCTACAAACCATACTACACCACCTACCAACTACACTATGCCTCCTACAAACCATACTACACCACCTACCAACTATACTATGCCTCCTACAAACCATACTACACCACCTACCAACTACACTATGCCTCCTACAAACCATACTACACCACCTACCAACTATACTATGCCTCCTACAAACCATACTACACCACCTACCAACTACACTATGCCTCCAAACAATTACACCACACCTGCTGCAAACATGACCATGGCTACGATGACCACTGAGATTGAGTATGTCAACAAAACTGTTCCCAAATCAGGTGAGCTATAA
- the LOC117338965 gene encoding uncharacterized protein LOC117338965, protein MDDPRPERFRGNNGYNSFVRSQVINYCAVSSKDLAFRYLMPKANIQVAARDHDYTTLPMTEHWVDTGTKVSSMEEVLEIEETTKKQSVCKKWHQERRWRLTSSRFGEICKATDRRNKEKLCQSIFRPARLTSPAIIHGQTFERAAIKKFEEINGITVNLCGLRVDIDNNFLAASPDGITSQGDIVEIKCPYKGSMLPKLELFYQKYYRKFVAGKM, encoded by the exons ATGGATGATCCAAGACCTGAGAGGTTCAGAGGCAATAATGGATACAACTCATTTGTAAGGAGCCAAGTGATCAACTATTGTGCAGTATCATCCAAGGACCTTGCATTTAG ATATCTTATGCCGAAGGCAAATATACAAGTGGCAGCAAGAGACCATGACTACACTACACTACCAATGACAGAACATTGGGTTGATACCGGAACTAAG GTGTCATCTATGGAAGAAGTCCTGGAGATTGAAGAAACTACAAAGAAGCAAAGTGTGTGCAAGAAATGGCACCAGGAGAGAAGATGGCGTTTGACATCCTCCAGATTTGGCGAGATTTGTAAGGCAACAGACCGTAGAAATAAGGAAAAACTGTGCCAGTCTATCTTCAGGCCTGCCAGACTCACTTCACCAGCCATCATCCATGGACAAACTTTTGAGAGGGCTGCTATTaaaaaatttgaagaaattaatGGTATAACAGTCAACTTGTGTGGTTTGAGAGTGGACATTGATAACAACTTCCTTGCTGCCTCACCAGATGGCATAACAAGTCAGGGTGACATTGTAGAGATCAAGTGTCCATATAAAG GTAGTATGCTGCCAAAATTAGAGTTATTTTACCAGAAATACTACAGAAAATTCGTTGCAGGGAAAATGTAG